From Jeotgalibaca dankookensis, one genomic window encodes:
- the rplT gene encoding 50S ribosomal protein L20 — protein sequence MPRVKGGTVTRQRRKKVLKLAKGYYGSKHTLFKTAKQQVMKSYMYAYRDRRQTKRNFRKLWITRINAAARINGLSYSKLIHGLKLAEIDMNRKMLAELAVNDAASFAAIADQAKAALNN from the coding sequence ATGCCACGTGTAAAAGGTGGAACAGTAACACGCCAACGCCGCAAGAAAGTTCTAAAGCTTGCTAAAGGTTATTACGGTTCAAAACATACATTATTTAAAACAGCAAAACAACAAGTGATGAAATCTTATATGTACGCATATAGAGACCGTCGTCAAACAAAACGTAATTTCCGTAAATTATGGATTACACGTATTAATGCAGCAGCGCGTATCAATGGACTAAGCTACAGCAAGTTAATTCATGGCTTGAAACTAGCTGAAATCGATATGAACCGTAAAATGTTAGCAGAATTAGCTGTTAACGATGCAGCATCTTTTGCAGCAATTGCTGATCAAGCAAAAGCAGCTTTAAACAACTAA
- the dnaI gene encoding primosomal protein DnaI, producing the protein MDHVGKGFQNFMNQPNISEQYEEMVRSVLADPDVQQFFNEHQERVSKEMISNSYSKLHEYVQEKEKHQRGEEGQNPGYQPQLAINAGYIDVVYVPDATTIKREREKELRGRIKSINISKEARHATMEQFVQTEERLPVLSEAFDFIEAYAENPTGLHEGLYIYGPFGVGKTYLLGAIAYELSLKGFVSTLMHYPTFTQEMKASIADNSVPEKLDMIKKSDILMLDDIGAEINSTWIRDEILGVILQHRMQEHLPTFFTSNLNFKELENHFRMGNRGDDEPIKAKRLMERFRFLAKEVEMTGKNRRLER; encoded by the coding sequence ATGGATCATGTTGGAAAAGGGTTTCAAAATTTTATGAACCAACCCAATATTAGTGAACAATATGAAGAAATGGTCCGTTCAGTTCTGGCTGATCCGGACGTTCAACAGTTCTTTAATGAGCATCAAGAACGTGTTTCAAAAGAGATGATTTCTAACAGCTACTCTAAATTGCATGAATATGTACAAGAAAAAGAAAAGCACCAACGTGGTGAAGAGGGCCAGAACCCTGGTTACCAACCACAGTTAGCTATTAATGCTGGCTATATTGATGTGGTTTACGTACCAGATGCTACGACCATTAAGCGCGAACGTGAGAAAGAATTACGGGGTCGTATTAAATCAATCAACATTTCAAAAGAAGCACGTCATGCAACCATGGAGCAATTTGTCCAGACAGAAGAGCGATTGCCAGTATTAAGCGAGGCTTTTGATTTTATTGAAGCTTATGCAGAAAACCCAACTGGTCTTCATGAAGGATTATATATTTATGGTCCTTTCGGAGTGGGGAAAACATATCTTTTAGGGGCTATTGCTTATGAATTGTCTTTAAAAGGCTTTGTTTCGACCTTGATGCACTATCCTACTTTTACCCAAGAAATGAAGGCTTCTATTGCAGATAATAGTGTGCCTGAAAAACTCGATATGATAAAGAAAAGTGATATTTTAATGTTGGATGATATTGGAGCCGAAATTAATTCAACTTGGATTAGAGATGAAATCTTAGGAGTAATTCTCCAACATCGTATGCAAGAACATTTACCGACTTTTTTTACATCAAATTTAAATTTTAAAGAGTTAGAGAATCATTTTCGGATGGGTAACCGCGGGGATGACGAGCCGATTAAAGCTAAACGTTTAATGGAACGTTTCCGTTTTCTAGCTAAAGAGGTTGAAATGACTGGGAAAAATCGCCGTTTAGAACGATAA
- a CDS encoding amidohydrolase, with protein sequence MKMVRDKLMALLESKEEEMIALRRYFHENPEVSFQEKATADKIASFYEGKDVLVERHVGNGYGIVVTIAGNGPGRTIALRADFDALPITEETNLPFASKNPGVMHACGHDGHTAYLLILADCLISLKDEWSGTVKIVHQNAEEVGPGGAKSMVDSGRLDDVDEIYGIHFYPNFEVGHVHYAKGWAYAGCSEIEIKIQGKGGHGSMPHVSNDAIVAASSFVMNLQTIVSRRINPFDMAVVTIGSFEGEGVSNVIKDKLTLLGDARYMDLEVGQKIEKETRNLARGLEESYGVQVEVDYAWDYPPVYNHPDQVDMAAQALKTNGLGDYLKEVTQTPPNTGAEDFGQYLLKIPGAFFDIGASPENQEELYMNHHPKFDINEKALLVAAKTVGDVVLAALNKADSK encoded by the coding sequence ATGAAAATGGTACGTGATAAACTAATGGCATTACTGGAAAGTAAAGAAGAGGAAATGATTGCTTTGCGTCGTTATTTCCATGAAAATCCTGAAGTTTCGTTTCAAGAAAAAGCAACAGCTGATAAAATAGCAAGTTTTTATGAGGGGAAAGATGTTTTAGTAGAGCGTCATGTTGGAAATGGTTATGGAATCGTAGTTACAATAGCCGGTAACGGCCCTGGCCGCACGATAGCATTACGGGCTGATTTTGATGCTTTACCTATCACAGAAGAAACTAACTTACCATTTGCATCCAAAAATCCTGGTGTCATGCATGCCTGTGGGCACGACGGGCATACTGCTTATCTCTTAATTCTAGCTGATTGTCTGATTTCCCTTAAAGATGAATGGTCAGGTACTGTTAAGATTGTCCATCAAAACGCGGAGGAAGTTGGTCCTGGCGGAGCCAAGAGTATGGTAGATTCTGGACGACTTGATGATGTGGATGAAATTTATGGCATCCATTTTTACCCGAATTTCGAAGTCGGGCATGTTCACTATGCGAAAGGCTGGGCTTACGCCGGGTGTAGCGAAATCGAAATAAAGATCCAAGGTAAAGGTGGACATGGCTCCATGCCTCATGTCAGCAATGATGCTATTGTAGCGGCATCATCATTTGTTATGAACTTACAAACAATCGTATCGCGCCGCATCAATCCATTTGATATGGCGGTTGTTACGATTGGTTCTTTTGAAGGCGAAGGGGTCAGCAATGTCATTAAAGACAAACTAACCTTGCTGGGTGATGCCCGTTATATGGATTTAGAGGTAGGGCAAAAGATTGAAAAAGAAACCAGAAATTTAGCCCGAGGTTTAGAAGAGAGTTATGGTGTTCAAGTAGAAGTAGACTATGCTTGGGATTACCCACCTGTTTACAATCATCCTGACCAAGTAGATATGGCTGCTCAAGCTTTAAAAACGAATGGATTAGGAGATTACTTGAAAGAGGTAACTCAAACTCCTCCCAATACTGGTGCAGAAGACTTTGGACAATACCTCTTAAAAATACCTGGTGCTTTCTTTGATATCGGGGCAAGTCCAGAAAACCAAGAAGAGCTGTATATGAATCATCACCCTAAATTTGATATTAATGAAAAAGCACTTCTAGTAGCCGCCAAAACGGTAGGTGACGTTGTTTTAGCAGCTTTAAATAAAGCAGACTCAAAATAA
- the coaE gene encoding dephospho-CoA kinase (Dephospho-CoA kinase (CoaE) performs the final step in coenzyme A biosynthesis.), whose product MTYILGLTGGIATGKSTVSRYLADKGIPIVDADLIAREVVEPGTKGLAAIAETFGEAYLLTDGSLNRKKLGSLIFADGKKRQELNDLLQKDIKEAIKNQVEQLKKTEADVIVLDIPLLYENEYADYCDAVMVVYTTPEVQIERLMARNQLSMQEAKNRLMSQMPIEEKRKRADLVIDNNGSVSETYKQLDNWLEARKK is encoded by the coding sequence GTGACCTATATTTTAGGATTGACCGGTGGGATTGCCACTGGAAAATCAACGGTTTCACGCTACTTAGCTGATAAAGGCATTCCCATTGTGGATGCTGACTTGATTGCACGAGAAGTGGTTGAGCCTGGAACAAAGGGACTAGCAGCTATTGCTGAAACCTTTGGGGAAGCTTATTTACTTACTGACGGTAGCTTAAATCGTAAAAAACTTGGTTCACTTATTTTCGCTGACGGTAAAAAACGACAAGAGCTTAATGATCTTCTTCAAAAGGATATTAAAGAAGCAATTAAAAACCAAGTAGAGCAGTTGAAAAAAACGGAAGCGGATGTGATTGTTCTAGATATCCCGCTCCTTTATGAAAATGAATATGCGGATTACTGTGATGCGGTAATGGTTGTTTATACAACTCCGGAAGTACAAATAGAACGTTTAATGGCTCGTAACCAGTTGAGCATGCAAGAAGCAAAAAATCGCCTTATGAGTCAGATGCCTATTGAAGAGAAACGCAAACGAGCCGACCTTGTTATTGACAACAATGGAAGTGTGTCAGAAACGTATAAACAGCTAGACAATTGGCTAGAAGCTCGTAAAAAGTAG
- the rpmI gene encoding 50S ribosomal protein L35, with protein sequence MPKQKTHRGSAKRFKRTGNGGLKRFRAFTSHRFHGKTKKQRRHLRQPAMVHKSDMKRISQQLSQMK encoded by the coding sequence ATGCCAAAGCAAAAAACACACCGTGGCTCAGCTAAACGTTTCAAAAGAACTGGTAATGGTGGATTGAAACGTTTCAGAGCGTTTACAAGCCATAGATTCCACGGCAAAACAAAAAAACAAAGACGTCACTTACGTCAACCAGCAATGGTTCATAAATCTGATATGAAACGTATCAGCCAACAATTATCACAAATGAAATAA
- a CDS encoding replication initiation and membrane attachment family protein produces the protein MNYPWKELSPKDPLTIQQTCFISDIDKKVVTFLYQPIIGPYAYSLYMTLLADFEGVGQQKNKTIHSEFLSVLGLGIPDFYQARSRLEGIGLLNTYISEENGEKEYIYEPLMPVTSEQFFQEDLLRMLLREHVGETKLHNLQKRFSYQQLDSSKLKKVTKSFLNVYEVATSIHPLDKQEGYTFISSKKGKAPLLKTTTFNHAYLKQLLQSEFFTPESLTRELRHTIEVLHQLYGIDEQEMSQLILRASHLETGAVDIQELENLAADTTNQPVLKRVLKDKLETGMEQTASQLENRRTALVKGGYSKQEVDLVLLSEKLSPYSFIANIKAQKKGEVTSNEKRLLNFLLSQYKMSTAVLNMLIYYVLVIQDEPTINKGKAETIANDWMQSNVSLPEEAINKTKQFVGQRIAAAEKRSVRQYGKNVVRKVETLPEWAKEESQPKEERLLSEEERRRFNERLEKFRGGRKAGDD, from the coding sequence ATGAACTACCCTTGGAAAGAATTAAGCCCGAAGGATCCGCTCACCATTCAGCAAACTTGTTTTATTTCCGATATTGATAAAAAAGTAGTAACGTTTCTTTATCAACCAATCATTGGACCCTACGCTTATAGTTTATATATGACGCTTTTAGCTGACTTTGAAGGAGTCGGGCAGCAAAAAAACAAAACCATCCATTCAGAGTTTTTATCAGTACTAGGACTTGGAATCCCTGATTTTTATCAAGCACGCTCTCGATTAGAAGGTATTGGTTTGTTAAATACATATATAAGTGAAGAAAACGGGGAAAAAGAATATATCTATGAGCCGCTTATGCCTGTTACGAGTGAACAATTTTTTCAGGAAGACCTTCTACGGATGCTTTTACGTGAGCATGTAGGAGAAACAAAGTTGCATAATCTTCAAAAAAGATTTTCTTATCAACAGTTAGACAGTAGTAAACTTAAAAAAGTGACTAAGTCTTTTTTAAATGTTTATGAAGTTGCTACAAGCATCCATCCTTTAGATAAACAAGAAGGGTACACATTCATTTCATCTAAAAAGGGGAAAGCACCGCTTTTGAAAACGACTACTTTTAATCATGCCTATTTGAAACAGCTTTTGCAAAGCGAGTTTTTCACACCGGAATCACTAACTCGGGAGTTACGCCATACCATTGAGGTTCTGCATCAGTTGTATGGAATCGATGAGCAAGAGATGTCCCAGCTTATTCTAAGAGCGAGTCATCTAGAAACCGGTGCCGTAGACATACAAGAGTTAGAAAATTTAGCGGCAGATACGACTAATCAACCCGTTTTAAAACGCGTCCTTAAAGATAAACTTGAAACAGGAATGGAACAAACTGCTTCTCAACTAGAAAACCGCCGTACGGCTTTGGTCAAGGGCGGTTACAGTAAGCAAGAGGTGGATTTGGTGCTCTTAAGTGAGAAATTGTCGCCTTATAGCTTTATCGCTAATATTAAGGCGCAAAAAAAAGGAGAAGTGACTTCTAACGAGAAACGCTTATTGAATTTTTTATTGAGTCAATATAAAATGTCCACAGCGGTATTAAATATGCTAATTTATTATGTACTAGTTATTCAAGATGAACCCACTATTAATAAAGGAAAAGCTGAAACGATTGCGAATGATTGGATGCAATCCAATGTCAGCTTACCGGAAGAAGCGATTAATAAAACGAAACAATTTGTTGGCCAAAGGATCGCGGCCGCTGAAAAGCGTAGTGTTCGTCAGTATGGTAAAAATGTTGTCCGCAAAGTTGAAACTCTACCAGAATGGGCCAAAGAAGAGAGCCAACCGAAAGAAGAGCGTCTTCTTTCAGAAGAAGAGCGCAGAAGATTTAATGAGCGTTTGGAAAAGTTTCGAGGAGGAAGAAAGGCCGGGGATGATTAA
- a CDS encoding protoporphyrinogen/coproporphyrinogen oxidase — protein MERARNRIAVLGSGLSGLVAAYHIQKIIDSEQLPFELITLEQRDQAGGTIRTIQTEIGPIDVGASTFDIRQADIRPFLKEIGLDQEIEYSLDWKFDRFNTQDFIEADKVSYRGIPIHLNDLLQERELSFSDKVSVLVNQTFNGIKQKSTINITTSIFLEDRFCKAVSTLIAYPNYPEYIFGSMELCSPFFFDQHLIQLFGDKRRTQQLTKMELEELIDNGNKEFHLINGLHTLVDQLAGYLSDSILTNKKVTALTQMDDGLFLLTVNQKESIRANVVVSTLPLSESHHLVTENKQALLDFPKPNTSSMATILFQFKKGTIRRYPKGIGFVVPKRSAYHMTRATFLNKKWPSLKDTDSDYLLVEIGRRQEDAIVQLLDETILEIILTELQEILQLEGSYQSAQVFRWKDAVPHLLADERQELEKYSKEHKKRINDLGLFIGGNGLHGYGLSNAILEGQRLADEAIAYMKKNTQIEVGQG, from the coding sequence ATGGAACGAGCTAGAAATAGAATTGCCGTATTAGGGAGTGGCCTCAGCGGGTTAGTGGCTGCTTATCATATTCAAAAAATTATCGATTCTGAGCAATTACCGTTTGAACTCATCACTTTAGAACAACGTGACCAAGCAGGTGGCACTATTCGCACCATCCAAACAGAAATCGGACCGATCGATGTAGGCGCCAGCACTTTTGATATCCGCCAAGCAGATATTCGCCCCTTTTTAAAGGAGATTGGCCTCGATCAAGAGATTGAATACAGTTTAGACTGGAAATTTGATCGGTTCAACACCCAAGATTTTATAGAAGCCGATAAGGTGAGCTACCGTGGTATTCCTATTCATCTCAATGATTTGTTACAAGAGCGAGAGCTTTCTTTTAGTGATAAGGTTTCTGTTTTAGTAAATCAGACTTTTAATGGTATTAAGCAAAAGTCAACTATAAATATAACGACTTCTATATTTCTAGAAGACCGCTTTTGCAAAGCAGTCAGTACACTAATCGCCTACCCTAATTACCCTGAATATATCTTTGGTTCAATGGAGTTGTGCTCACCTTTCTTTTTTGATCAACATTTAATTCAATTATTTGGAGATAAGAGACGTACCCAGCAGTTAACGAAAATGGAACTAGAAGAACTTATTGATAATGGAAATAAAGAATTTCATCTTATCAATGGCTTGCATACTTTAGTCGACCAATTAGCGGGATATCTCTCAGACAGTATTTTAACCAATAAAAAAGTGACCGCATTGACTCAAATGGACGATGGTTTGTTTTTATTAACAGTTAACCAAAAAGAAAGCATTCGCGCTAATGTTGTTGTTTCCACTCTACCACTTTCCGAGTCTCACCACCTTGTAACCGAAAATAAACAGGCTCTGTTAGATTTCCCCAAACCTAATACCTCATCAATGGCCACTATTCTATTTCAGTTTAAAAAAGGAACGATTAGACGTTACCCAAAAGGAATCGGTTTTGTTGTTCCAAAGCGTAGTGCTTATCATATGACGCGGGCAACGTTTTTAAATAAAAAATGGCCGTCCTTGAAAGACACAGATTCCGATTATCTCTTGGTAGAAATTGGCAGAAGACAAGAAGATGCTATCGTTCAATTACTGGACGAAACTATATTAGAAATTATTCTTACAGAACTTCAGGAAATATTACAGCTTGAAGGCAGTTATCAATCTGCGCAGGTTTTTCGATGGAAGGATGCCGTTCCCCATTTATTAGCAGATGAAAGACAAGAACTTGAAAAATATTCAAAAGAGCATAAGAAACGTATTAACGATTTAGGCTTATTTATAGGAGGAAACGGCTTACATGGGTATGGCTTATCGAATGCGATTCTAGAAGGGCAACGGTTAGCTGACGAAGCGATTGCTTACATGAAAAAAAATACACAGATAGAAGTAGGGCAGGGGTAA
- the nrdR gene encoding transcriptional regulator NrdR, with translation MQCPKCHHNGSKVVDSRPVEESNSIRRRRECEKCHHRFTTFERIEQTPLLVIKKNGTREEFSREKLLRGLVRSSEKRPIKLEQLEEVVDQVERDIRATGENEVPSMVIGEYVMAHLAEIDDVAYIRFASVYRQFSDRETFLAELQNLEKKNKLEEEDEAE, from the coding sequence ATGCAGTGCCCAAAATGCCACCATAATGGCTCTAAAGTTGTGGATAGCCGCCCCGTTGAAGAAAGCAACTCCATTCGGAGACGCCGGGAATGTGAAAAATGCCACCATCGTTTTACGACCTTTGAACGGATTGAGCAAACGCCATTACTAGTAATTAAAAAGAATGGAACGCGCGAAGAATTTAGCCGAGAAAAGTTACTGCGTGGCTTGGTTCGCTCGAGTGAGAAGCGGCCGATCAAATTAGAGCAACTAGAAGAAGTAGTCGATCAAGTAGAGCGCGACATACGAGCAACAGGAGAGAATGAAGTACCAAGTATGGTGATTGGTGAGTACGTGATGGCACATTTAGCTGAAATAGACGATGTTGCCTATATTCGCTTCGCGAGTGTTTACCGTCAGTTTTCTGATCGTGAAACGTTTTTGGCTGAACTCCAAAACTTGGAAAAGAAAAATAAATTAGAGGAAGAGGACGAAGCGGAATGA
- the thrS gene encoding threonine--tRNA ligase, whose product MSEIKITFPDGNVKSFPKGTTVEEVAKSISNSLAKKALAGKFNGQLVDFVYPLEESGRLEIIGPDHEDALGILRHSTAHLMAHALKRLFPEIHFGVGPAIESGFYYDTDMPEQLTESQLADVEAEMKKIVRENYSIVRREVSREEALELFKEDPYKVELIRDLPEDDIITVYQQDDFVDLCRGVHVPSTGKIQVFKLLSLAGAYWRGNSNNKMMQRIYGTAFFNKKDLAEFLKMREEAKERDHRKLGKELDLFMISQEAGSGLPFWLPKGATIRRTLERYIVNKEISLGYQHVYTPIMADVELYKQSGHWDHYHEDMFPPMDMGDGEMLVLRPMNCPHHMLVYKNDIHSYRELPIRIAELGMMHRYEKSGALSGLQRVREMTLNDAHAFVRPDQIKDEFKRILQLVLDVYDDFNITDYRFRLSYRDPQDKEKYFDDDAMWEKAESMLKEAMDEFGLDYYEAVGEAAFYGPKLDVQFKTAIGLEETMSTIQLDFLLPERFDLTYVGEDGENTHRPVVIHRGVISTMERFVAYLIEEYKGAFPTWLAPVQGTIIPVSAEHHADKAYELKNKMEMMGMRLEVDDRNEKMGYKIRASQTQKIPYQIVIGDKEVEENTVTVRRYGSKEMNTMPVDTFLMTIEDEIKNFK is encoded by the coding sequence ATGTCAGAAATTAAAATTACTTTTCCAGATGGCAATGTAAAATCATTTCCAAAAGGAACAACTGTGGAAGAAGTAGCAAAAAGTATCAGTAATAGTCTTGCTAAAAAGGCTTTAGCTGGAAAGTTTAACGGGCAATTAGTAGATTTTGTTTATCCGCTAGAAGAGAGTGGCCGTTTAGAAATTATTGGACCAGATCATGAGGATGCTCTGGGTATTTTGCGTCATTCAACTGCCCACTTAATGGCCCATGCCTTAAAACGTTTATTTCCAGAAATTCATTTTGGAGTTGGTCCCGCTATTGAATCAGGTTTCTACTATGACACCGATATGCCAGAGCAGTTAACAGAAAGTCAGCTCGCGGATGTTGAAGCAGAGATGAAAAAAATTGTACGCGAAAATTATTCAATCGTACGCCGTGAAGTTTCTCGTGAAGAAGCTTTAGAATTGTTTAAAGAAGACCCTTATAAAGTAGAATTAATTCGGGATTTACCTGAAGATGATATTATTACTGTCTACCAACAAGATGATTTTGTTGATTTGTGTCGCGGTGTCCATGTACCTTCTACTGGTAAAATCCAAGTCTTTAAACTTTTATCACTAGCAGGCGCTTACTGGCGAGGAAATTCCAATAACAAAATGATGCAACGAATTTACGGAACAGCTTTCTTTAATAAAAAAGACTTAGCTGAATTTCTGAAAATGCGTGAAGAAGCAAAAGAGCGTGACCACCGTAAACTTGGTAAGGAATTAGACCTTTTTATGATTTCCCAAGAAGCAGGATCGGGACTACCATTTTGGCTACCAAAAGGTGCGACCATTCGTCGGACACTAGAACGTTATATTGTGAACAAAGAAATTAGTCTGGGTTATCAACATGTTTACACACCAATTATGGCGGATGTTGAGCTGTACAAACAATCCGGTCACTGGGATCACTACCATGAAGATATGTTCCCACCGATGGATATGGGTGACGGAGAGATGTTAGTTTTACGTCCAATGAACTGCCCGCACCATATGCTTGTTTACAAAAATGATATTCATAGTTACCGCGAATTACCGATTCGGATTGCGGAGCTAGGTATGATGCACCGTTATGAAAAGAGTGGCGCACTATCTGGTTTGCAACGGGTTCGAGAAATGACTTTAAATGATGCCCATGCCTTTGTACGTCCGGATCAAATCAAAGATGAATTCAAACGAATTTTACAATTAGTTTTAGATGTTTATGATGACTTTAACATTACCGACTATCGCTTCCGCTTGAGCTACCGTGATCCTCAAGATAAAGAAAAATATTTCGATGATGATGCCATGTGGGAAAAAGCTGAATCCATGTTAAAAGAAGCCATGGATGAATTTGGTTTAGACTATTATGAAGCAGTGGGAGAAGCAGCTTTTTATGGTCCTAAATTAGATGTGCAATTCAAAACAGCTATTGGTCTTGAAGAAACCATGTCGACTATTCAACTTGACTTCTTATTACCAGAACGATTTGATTTGACTTATGTCGGAGAAGACGGCGAAAATACACACCGTCCAGTCGTCATTCACCGTGGTGTCATTTCAACGATGGAACGTTTTGTTGCCTACTTAATCGAAGAGTACAAAGGCGCTTTCCCAACTTGGCTAGCACCTGTACAAGGAACGATTATCCCAGTTAGTGCGGAACACCATGCAGACAAGGCCTACGAACTAAAAAATAAAATGGAAATGATGGGAATGCGTTTAGAAGTAGATGATCGCAATGAGAAAATGGGTTACAAAATACGTGCTTCTCAAACACAAAAAATCCCGTATCAAATTGTTATCGGGGACAAAGAAGTAGAAGAAAACACTGTAACTGTACGTCGTTATGGCTCAAAAGAAATGAACACCATGCCAGTTGACACATTCTTGATGACCATAGAAGATGAGATAAAAAACTTTAAATAA
- the infC gene encoding translation initiation factor IF-3 gives MTIAKDMMVNDGIRARELRVIGSDGEQIGVKSKAEALELAEAENLDLVLMSPNAKPPVARIMDYGKFRFDKQKREREARKNQKVVNVKEVRLSPSIDENDYQTKLRSARKFLENGDKVKASIRFRGRAITHKGIGQKVLDRLAADLTEVSTIESYPRMDGRSMFLMLAPKHEK, from the coding sequence ATGACCATAGCAAAAGATATGATGGTAAACGACGGTATCCGTGCTCGCGAACTTCGTGTAATTGGTAGCGATGGTGAACAAATTGGAGTGAAGTCAAAAGCTGAAGCACTTGAATTAGCAGAAGCTGAAAACCTAGATCTTGTCCTTATGTCGCCGAATGCAAAGCCACCAGTAGCACGTATTATGGATTATGGGAAATTCCGTTTCGACAAACAAAAACGCGAACGGGAAGCTCGTAAAAACCAAAAAGTTGTCAACGTCAAAGAAGTCCGCTTAAGTCCATCGATTGATGAAAATGACTACCAAACAAAATTACGTAGTGCACGTAAATTCTTGGAAAATGGAGACAAAGTGAAAGCTTCGATTCGCTTTAGAGGTCGGGCAATCACGCATAAAGGAATTGGACAAAAAGTCCTCGACCGCTTAGCGGCTGACTTAACTGAAGTGTCAACCATTGAATCATACCCACGTATGGATGGAAGAAGTATGTTTCTAATGTTGGCTCCAAAACACGAGAAGTAA